From a single Maylandia zebra isolate NMK-2024a linkage group LG3, Mzebra_GT3a, whole genome shotgun sequence genomic region:
- the LOC112430726 gene encoding uncharacterized protein LOC112430726 isoform X1 yields MSSTQKDQHGARSQRSQEADKPHRRKGEKTYSCDECGRSFTQAGSLKTHQVIHSGVKPYSCDLCGKSFTQAGSLKTHQVIHSGVKPYSCDLCGKSFVQAAHLKKHRIIHSGFKPYNCDLCGKSFTLAQNLKTHQDIHSGFKPYSCDLCGKSFLQAGNLKIHRIIHSGFKPYSCELCGKSFTRARGLKIHQLIHSGVKAFSCEFCGKSFTQAVDLKNHRIIHSGVKSYSCELCGKSFTQAGSIKRHQLIHSGVKPYSCDLCGKSFTQAGSLKSHQLIHSGVKPYSCDLCGKWFTRERNLKTHLLIHSGVKSYSCDLCGKSFTQAGDLKKHHVVHSGVKSYSCDFCGKSFTRAEGLKKHQVIHSGVKSYSCDLCGKSFTRAEGLKKHQVIHSGVKPYSCDMCGKSFTWARDLEKHQLIHSGFKPYSCELCGKSFAWAGDLKKHQLIHSGFKPYSCELCGKSFTRAGDLKKHQLIHSGVKPYSCDLCGKAFGQSRNLQKHLVTHSGIKAYSCDFCGKTFSEKKYRNIHLRIHTGNDLSYCDQCGKLFTTDAQLQIHMFTHTEERPYKCDRCEKTFKSPHYLKKHQQIHTRK; encoded by the exons ATGTCTTCAACACAAAAG gaccaacatggagcgagaagtcagcgctctcaggaggccgacaaacctcacagaagaaagggagagaaaacctacagctgtgatgagtgtggaaggtcttttacccaggctggaagcttaaaaactcaccaagtcatccacagtggagttaaaccttacagctgtgacttgtgtggaaagtcttttacccaggctggaagCTTAAAAACTCACCAAGtaatccacagtggagttaaaccttacagctgtgacttgtgtggaaaatcttttGTGCAGGCTGcacacttaaaaaaacacagaatcatccacagtggatttaaaccttacaactgtgacttgtgtggaaagtcttttactctggctcaaaacttaaaaacacaccaagacatccacagtggatttaaaccttacagctgtgacttgtgtggaaaatcttttCTGCAGGCTGGAAACTTAAAAATCCACAGaatcatccacagtggatttaaaccttacagctgtgagttgtgtggaaagtcttttacccgggCTCGAGGCTTAAAAATACACCAACttatccacagtggagttaaagcgttcAGCTGTGAGTtttgtggaaagtcttttacccaggctgtaGACTTAAAAAACCACAGAATCATCCACAGTGGGGTTAAATcttacagctgtgagttgtgtggaaagtcttttacccaggctggatccataaaaagacaccaactcatccacagtggagttaaaccttacagctgcgacttgtgtggaaagtcttttacccaggctggatCCTTAAAAAgtcaccaactcatccacagtggagttaaaccttacagctgcgacttgtgtggaaagtggTTTACCCGGGAAagaaacttaaaaacacacctactcatccacagtggagttaaatcttacagctgtgacttgtgtggaaagtcttttacccaggctggtgatttaaaaaaacaccatgtcgtccacagtggagttaaatcTTACAGCTGCGACTTTTgcggaaagtcttttacccgggCTGAAggcttaaaaaaacaccaagtcatccacagtggagttaaatcttacagctgtgacttgtgtggaaagtcttttacccgggCTGAAggcttaaaaaaacaccaagtcatccacagtggagttaaaccttacagctgtgacatgTGTGGAAAATCTTTTACCTGGGCCAGAGACttagaaaaacaccaactcatccacagtggatttaaaccttacagctgtgagttgtgtggaaagtcttttgccTGGGCTGGAgacttaaaaaaacaccaactcatccacagtggatttaaaccttacagctgtgagttgtgtggaaagtcttttacccgggctggagacttaaaaaaacaccaactcatccacagtggagttaaaccttacagctgtgacttgtgtggtaAAGCTTTTGGTCAAAGTCGAAacttacagaagcatctagttacccactctggaattaaggcgtaCAGCTGCgacttttgtggaaaaactttcagtgaAAAAAAGTACCGAAATAttcacctacgcattcacactgGAAATGATCTTTCctactgtgatcagtgtgggaaaCTGTTTACAACCGATGCACAATTACAaatacacatgtttacccacactgaggagagaccttataaatgtgaccggtgtgagaagacttttaaatctccgcATTAcctgaaaaaacatcaacagatccacaccagaaagtaa
- the LOC112430726 gene encoding uncharacterized protein LOC112430726 isoform X2 yields MTSTQKDQHGARSQRSQEADKPHRRKGEKTYSCDECGRSFTQAGSLKTHQVIHSGVKPYSCDLCGKSFTQAGSLKTHQVIHSGVKPYSCDLCGKSFVQAAHLKKHRIIHSGFKPYNCDLCGKSFTLAQNLKTHQDIHSGFKPYSCDLCGKSFLQAGNLKIHRIIHSGFKPYSCELCGKSFTRARGLKIHQLIHSGVKAFSCEFCGKSFTQAVDLKNHRIIHSGVKSYSCELCGKSFTQAGSIKRHQLIHSGVKPYSCDLCGKSFTQAGSLKSHQLIHSGVKPYSCDLCGKWFTRERNLKTHLLIHSGVKSYSCDLCGKSFTQAGDLKKHHVVHSGVKSYSCDFCGKSFTRAEGLKKHQVIHSGVKSYSCDLCGKSFTRAEGLKKHQVIHSGVKPYSCDMCGKSFTWARDLEKHQLIHSGFKPYSCELCGKSFAWAGDLKKHQLIHSGFKPYSCELCGKSFTRAGDLKKHQLIHSGVKPYSCDLCGKAFGQSRNLQKHLVTHSGIKAYSCDFCGKTFSEKKYRNIHLRIHTGNDLSYCDQCGKLFTTDAQLQIHMFTHTEERPYKCDRCEKTFKSPHYLKKHQQIHTRK; encoded by the coding sequence gaccaacatggagcgagaagtcagcgctctcaggaggccgacaaacctcacagaagaaagggagagaaaacctacagctgtgatgagtgtggaaggtcttttacccaggctggaagcttaaaaactcaccaagtcatccacagtggagttaaaccttacagctgtgacttgtgtggaaagtcttttacccaggctggaagCTTAAAAACTCACCAAGtaatccacagtggagttaaaccttacagctgtgacttgtgtggaaaatcttttGTGCAGGCTGcacacttaaaaaaacacagaatcatccacagtggatttaaaccttacaactgtgacttgtgtggaaagtcttttactctggctcaaaacttaaaaacacaccaagacatccacagtggatttaaaccttacagctgtgacttgtgtggaaaatcttttCTGCAGGCTGGAAACTTAAAAATCCACAGaatcatccacagtggatttaaaccttacagctgtgagttgtgtggaaagtcttttacccgggCTCGAGGCTTAAAAATACACCAACttatccacagtggagttaaagcgttcAGCTGTGAGTtttgtggaaagtcttttacccaggctgtaGACTTAAAAAACCACAGAATCATCCACAGTGGGGTTAAATcttacagctgtgagttgtgtggaaagtcttttacccaggctggatccataaaaagacaccaactcatccacagtggagttaaaccttacagctgcgacttgtgtggaaagtcttttacccaggctggatCCTTAAAAAgtcaccaactcatccacagtggagttaaaccttacagctgcgacttgtgtggaaagtggTTTACCCGGGAAagaaacttaaaaacacacctactcatccacagtggagttaaatcttacagctgtgacttgtgtggaaagtcttttacccaggctggtgatttaaaaaaacaccatgtcgtccacagtggagttaaatcTTACAGCTGCGACTTTTgcggaaagtcttttacccgggCTGAAggcttaaaaaaacaccaagtcatccacagtggagttaaatcttacagctgtgacttgtgtggaaagtcttttacccgggCTGAAggcttaaaaaaacaccaagtcatccacagtggagttaaaccttacagctgtgacatgTGTGGAAAATCTTTTACCTGGGCCAGAGACttagaaaaacaccaactcatccacagtggatttaaaccttacagctgtgagttgtgtggaaagtcttttgccTGGGCTGGAgacttaaaaaaacaccaactcatccacagtggatttaaaccttacagctgtgagttgtgtggaaagtcttttacccgggctggagacttaaaaaaacaccaactcatccacagtggagttaaaccttacagctgtgacttgtgtggtaAAGCTTTTGGTCAAAGTCGAAacttacagaagcatctagttacccactctggaattaaggcgtaCAGCTGCgacttttgtggaaaaactttcagtgaAAAAAAGTACCGAAATAttcacctacgcattcacactgGAAATGATCTTTCctactgtgatcagtgtgggaaaCTGTTTACAACCGATGCACAATTACAaatacacatgtttacccacactgaggagagaccttataaatgtgaccggtgtgagaagacttttaaatctccgcATTAcctgaaaaaacatcaacagatccacaccagaaagtaa